Sequence from the Candidatus Krumholzibacteriota bacterium genome:
TGGCAGATCGTATATATATGCTCTCTGGCGTATCCCTTCGCGCCGATACGATGAATGACTTTCCATCGCTGAGTTCGATCTCAGCCTTATCAAAGAGAGGCGAACCGATAATATAAATATCATCTCCGGGAGTTACCGGATAAAAGCCCAGAGCGCTCAGCACATACCAGGAAGACATCTGCCCGCAGTCCTCGTTGCCGCAAAGACCATCCGGTTTGTCGCCGTACATCGTGTCGATGATCTCCCGCACTCGCCTCTGCGTCTTCCAGGGGGAGCCGGTGTAATTATACAGGTAAGCCATATGCTGACTCGGTTCGTTCCCGTGGGCGTACTGCCCGATCAGGCCTGTGACATCAGGTTGATCGAGGCCTTTCAGATCGCTCCTTTGCGCGAAGAGAGAATCGAGTTTCGCTTCGAGCTCCGCCATCCCTCCATGCAGCATCGCAAGTCCGCTTATATCCTGCGGAACGTAGAAGCTGTACTGCCATGAGTTAGCCTCGGTGTAGTGGAAATTCACCTCGGCTGGATCGAACGGCTCGATGAAAGCGCCGTTGAGCCTCGCTCTCATAAACCCGGTCGCCGGGTCGAAGAGGTTCTTGTAGCTCTGCGCTCTCCTGAGAAACTTCGCCTCGACATCGGCGCGGCCCATGGCTCGCGCCATCATCGCGATGCACCAGTCGTCATAAGCGTATTCGAGAGTCCTCGACACCGACTGCCCGGCATCCTCGGAAGCTATGAACCCGTTCGCCTTGTACGATTCGAGACCGAGATGATCCTGGCTGGCGCTCGATATCATCGCCTCGAGAGCAAGCTCTGAGTCAAAATCATCTATTCCTTTTATATATGCGTCGGCAATGACGGGGACGGCGTGATACCCTATCATGCAACCCGTCTCGTTAGCGCCGAGTTCCCACACCGGCAAGGCGCCTCCCTCTTTGTACTGCCTGAGGAATGTCTTCATAAAATCGACTGTCCTTTCAGGCTCTATTATAGTAAAAAGAGGATGAGCGGCCCTGTACGTATCCCATAGAGAAAATACGGTGTAATATTCGAAATCATCAGTGCTGTGTATCTTAAGATCCCTTCCCCTGTATCTTCCATCGACGTCGCTGTAGAGATTGGGAGCAAGAAGGGAGTGATAAAGAGCGCTGTAGAATGTTCTCTTCTGACTCGTGTTACCCCCCTTGACTATTATCCTGCTGAGAGATCGGTCCCATTCAGCAAGCGCTTCTCTCGCTGTCTCATTGAAATCCCAGTCGGGGAGTTCGGCATCGAGATTTCCCCGGGCCCCTTCTATGCTGACGGCGGATATCCCGACCTTTACGAACAGAACACCTCCGTCGCCTGGATCGAATGTGAACCACCCTCGGAGATCCTCACCGGATATTTCCTTCACCGTTTCCGACGCCGGATCGCCGCCTATTGATAAGGCGTGTCTAACGATCGGCCGCGAGAACCTCGCAACGAAATAGACATGCTGATCTTCGGCCCATGCCCTCGATCTTCTGAACCCAGAGATTTCCGTGGAACTGTTTATATATATGGCCGAATCAATGACCTTGTCCCTATGCGCCAGGTCTATTACTATCGCCTCTCCCCTGCCCTCGGGATAGCTGTAGTGATGGAATCCGCATCTTCGAGTCGCTGTGAGCCTTACACCGATATCGTGGTCATCAAGATATACCGAATAGAATCCCGGAAGAACCGTCTCGCTCGAGTGGTCGAAACGAGACCTGTACCCGGCTTCCCCGTCAGCACCGTTTTCCAGTGACGGCTTTGTCTCCGGCGGGTCCAGCGGAATACTTAACGGCATCAGGAGGATATCTCCATAGTCGGAGCAGCCAGTTCCACTCAGGTGCGTGTGGCTGAATCCGTAAATATAATTATCAGAGTAATGGTACGCCGAGCACCCGTCCCATCCTGTAAGCCTCGTGTCTGGACTGAGCTGCACCATGCCAAAAGGGATGGTCGCTCCGGGATAGGTGTGGCCGTGGCTCCCCGTGCCGACGATAGGATCGGCGAGGACGGCGAATCCCAGGTTGCTTGTCAGGAGGCCTGCCAGTTCCGCGGTACTGGATTGAAACAGATCCTTACCTTGAATGATGGCGCCAGGTTCTTTACTCATAGAGGGAACCGGCGTAATTCCCGAAAGAAGAATGGACGAAACCGCGACTAAACAGAAGGCTAAGCGGAATTTACCTGTCATGCCCTTCCCCCGATCGCCTGGAAAGATATCCGACCACCTAAAGAACCGGGTCTGAACTATTGATCTTACGCTTTCGGATTATGATTCAGATCATCGATGAAAGTCCAGAGATAACATCGCTGTCAGAACAGATTAAAAGCAGGGAAGATCAAAATCGTTACGTTATCAAACCAGCAATGATAAAGACGATAACGACGCTCATAAACTCAACGATAAGTAATAAGATAATATTTTGCCCGTTCATACCGTCACTGCAAATATCATTCAATAACAGTGAATTTGGCAATTTGTGTCGTTGATTCTCTGGTTCGTCTGTCCATTACTGTTACTGATAATTGAAATATTCCTCCCCGGAGTTCTTTTGCGTCAAATTCGATACGTTCCCGTTGTGTTTTTCCATAAGCTGACGTTTCATATTTAACTGATACCAAGACCTTCTCCCAAAGGCTTGATGAGGTTGCTGATTCTGTAACTCCCGTTACGATTTGAAATAAGGTCTTTAGCCTTTAAACAGATCCGGTAGTATCCCGGATCCAGAGTAAATGTAAACTGGGCTGGAATGAGTGATGTTTTTTCAGGATTCAATCCTTTGAACGATAAACTCGTTTTCTTTTTCGCGGATACAATTTCATTCATTTCCATATCATGAATGCTGACAAAAAGTTCAAGCCGTGAATGACATTCTCAATTTTCCTCAGAATAAGTCAGCTCGGTTGTCGGTATTTCCAAATTCACTTCCGCTTTGACCTTGCCAGGGCCACCTCTGAAATGTACTATATCGAAGTAAAAATCAATCAGACCAGATATCATTTAAAAGATAATTCCCGTTTCTATTCAACATATCTCTCATATTTCGATCGACAGTAAATATCTCCATATTGTATATGCACTCACCATCGAGCTTGACCTGTTCAAATGGGACAATGAGGCCTATCAAATGATAATACCATACTTCACCAGGCTTTTTTAAACGGAAATAATCTACACTTTGCTCCAGCGAAACCAGGTCGGCATCGACTCGATTTATCTGATCCGGTTCACCGAACCTGATCAATGTTTCCCCTCTGTGGTCCAGACCTGGAAATGTTTTTTTAGGATATTGCTCCTTCGCAATCCTGACCCTGTTCTCATGTTCAATTCTTCGTTCATTTGCTTTTGTACTGGGAATCGGATCATTCATTTTCCAGAATTTAATTATCCAATTCTCCCTCGCTGACCGTGTTCCAAGAGTAAGATATTGCCTTTTTTGGTATTTATTCAGTAGGAATCGTAATCCCTGATAATATTCTCTTTCCGGTTTACTCAAGAGTTGAAACAGCTCTTCTTCATTGAAAGCAGAAAGATTTTCATTGGTTGAACAAGTAGCGCAGCAGGAAGAATGATGATCAGGTATAGTGAGAATATGATTTTCATTCCAATGTATTCCAATAGTTTCAATAGTACTTTCGTATAACGTTGTGTGAGCTTGCGGCGCGGCCGCAATCCCCTATCGATATATCACCATGCACTCAAGCTCCGCGCGGCCGTAACAGCCGAGGCTGCGTCAGCAGCCGAGTGTGCAAATGCATCTGTTATGTACTTTACACGGATCTCATTGTTTATCTCGAGCTTTATACGCTCGAAGTTCCACTATCATCAGCACTATTATGATTAAGAATATGATCAGTTGAGGGAAAGCGATCCGAATCACAATTAAGTCAAACAGCAATCCAACCAATATAAATGTAAAAATATTGAGAATGATAATCCCGACTGGTATCCAAGATGCAACCCCACGCAGCTGAACACGATTCAACCCTCTCAAGAATTGCAGTAAGCCTACCCCAAGCAGTATCACCCCACCCTGGTAGATCATCACTCGGACAGAACCAATTATGGCAGGATCATCAAGATGTTTCATCAGTTCGGGAATCTGCGATACCTCTCCGAATATTATATGTACAATACCAATGAGTAATATCAGGATTCCTGTCAGAATTGCCACTTCTCCTCCTATAAGTGATGCACCGTCTATAGCGCATAACGTTGTGAGCATTTGCGGCGCGGCCGCAATCCCCTATTTATCTATCACCAAGCACTAAGTTCGGCCGGCCGTGACTGCCGAGTCCTGGCATCGCCAGGCGAGTGCGCAAATGCCTCTATTTACGAATTAATGTTTCAGTTCTGATGCAATTCCCTATGCCAGTACTATACGCATTATATGATAATAATTCTATCTGAAAACATCCTGTTTGTAGATGCAATTGCGAACGATTTGCTACCGCATAACACCCGAATCCTTGAGGATCGAGAGCAGCTTTTCCGCTGTCCTTTCAGGATTGTGCATTGATCTCACAAGCCCCACACCGTTTCTGGAAATAACGTTTCTTTTCTCTCTGTCAGATCGAAGCGTTTCAATAGCCACGGCCAGTTTTTCCGGCTCCCCCTTCGGTACGAGTAATATATCTCTGTCCGCTCTGAAGAGCTCCCTGATCGCCGGAGTATCTGCCGTGATGACTGGCCTTCCCGAAGCGATCCCCTGAAAGACCTTGTTCGGGATGACCAGTTCGGTCTTGGGAGTCGTCCCGAAGATACCGAGAACCAGGTGATGATCGCGAATCAACTGGCTGAGCTTATCCGGCCGGACATATTCCCTGAAAATTATCTTCTCTTCAGGAAGACCTCGCGCGAGTTCTCTTGCGATAGAATATGTCTGCCCGCCTCCGACCATCGTGAATGATACTGGACTCTCCGAAAGATGCCTTGCCGATTTGACGATCGTATCGACGCCGTGAAGAGGCAGGTAAGAACCGTAGAAGAGGACCCTGAAAGGTTCCGATTCGGGGGGTTCCTCGCACAGACCGAATTCCCCATCGTCGAATCCGACGTACAGGGTCTTTATCTTTCCCCTGTCGATACCGAACTCTTCTGAATAATATCGCGCGTGAGCGTCCGTGTCGGCGATGACAAGATCAGCCATCTTCATCGAGGTCCTGTCCAGATTCCTGTTGTGCCACGATGCGGGCGTACCCTCGGTGGCGTCTTCCCTGTCGAGCACCCTTGTAGCATACCTCGAGACGAGGGGATCGAAGACGACCTTCTTCCCCGACATCCTTGCCAGAAACCACGCGAGAGGTACATCCTTGTGCCTGAATTCGGGGACAAAGAACACTTCTCCCCTCTCCCTTGTCCCGAGATACTTCGCGGTAAGGCACGGATATCTTGTGATCACTCTGGACTTCCAGTCGGCGTGGCACTCGTCCACCCTGACACCGATCTTTCGGAGCCCTTTTCTAATGATCCTGTTTCTCGGATATTCCTCGTCGTACCCCCCGAAAAAGAGGATTGAATTATTCCCGCTGCCATCTGATATGCCAGTCATCGGATGATCTTTCTTATCTCATCGAGGACATCATCTACCTCGATATCTTTCATACACCTGTTATCAGGGCAATCTCTGTCCCTGCAGGGAAAACATTCCATATCGACAGAGAGGACCCGATGCTTCTCGGTCACAGGATCCCATACCATCGGATCGGTTGGCCCGAAAAGAGTGACTGTTGGAACGCCCTCAAGCACGGCGATATGCTTCGGGCCCGAATCTATCCCAACAAGAAACCTCAGTCTCCTGATCATAGCGCCGAGCTCCGGTATCTTGATAAGAGGCGGCAATATGGATGATTTCACCGAATCGCGTAGCTTCATGGCATCTTTCTCTTCCCCCGGGCCCCAGATTATCACAGGGATGATATCGAACTCGTAATGTATCTCTCTCGCGAGTTTCGAAAGGTTCTCGATCGGCCACGATTTCGACAGGTAACTGGACGATGCGGTTATCCCGGCGTAACCACCCCTTGTCGAAGGCAGGCCAGCGAAATACTCTTTTGCCCAATCTTCCCCGTAACGAGCGGGGGGAAATCCGATCTCGAGGCTGGCGTCATCACTCCTATTTACCGGCGTCCACGCCATGCCATCGCTACCAGTGACCATCATCTTCATAAGTTCCCTGTTCGTGTCGAGAGTGTAGTATTTTATTTTTCTGCTTTCCTTTTCGAATCTTCTCGGAAGCAGGTAATGATAACACCAATCGTTTCGGCCGGTCTCCATTCCTATCCTGACCTTCGCGCCACTCAGCCAGCTGAGCTGCGCGCTGCCTGGAGAGCTGACAAGGTCCAGTATAAAGTCGTACCTGTCTCTTCTTAGCCTTCTTGCCATCATCAACCACTCGAAGATCCCCTCTTTCAGGATGATCACGCGATCGACCTCTTCGACGCCCAGAAGGGCATCGGAGTATCGTTCCCATACCAGATAGCTGATCTCGGATTCGGGGAATGCTTCCCTCATGCCGCGGACTATAGGTACGGATAGAGCTATATCGCCCAAGGCGAAATATCTGACAATGAGGATCCTGTCGACCCGCCCGAGTTTTGTCAGATCTGGAAGCGGTTTTTTTTGAGCCATCTCACCTCCGGCATTCGTTCGGTTAATATTTGCCTTTTTTACCAGAGAGCCGCCGAGAGCAACTCATCCGCGACATCCGAAGGTCCGATATCTTCCATGCACCCCATATCGCCGCACGTGTGTCTGTCGCACGGCGAACATTCCCGTCCTGCCGTCAGCACGCGAAAAGGCCCCATCTCTTCATATGGAAACCATATCGCCGGATCTGTAGGGCCGAAAAGGGCGACAGTCGGCCTGCCGAGTGCTACGGCAAGATGCATTATTCCTCCATCGTTAGCCACAACAGCATCGCATGATTCGATGATCAAAGCAACATCCCTGACCGCCCGCGGCGAAAGAGTCTCGATGTCCCCCTTGGCTTCCCCGACGAGTCGACCCACGATCTTCTCTTCTCCCGGACCTGTTATCACCACGCAATGGGCGCCAGCCTTCTCCCGGACCAGATCAGCAAGCGCCGCGAAATATTCCGGCGCCCATCTCTTCACCGGCCATTTTCCTCCAGGAACAATAGCGACGATCCTTTCGCACCGTGATTTACCCCGGATCGCGTCGACAACCGCTCTTCCCTTCTCTCTCTCATTATCATCGAGATAGACCTTCGGAATCGCACCGGATATCTCTATATCCACCGCTTTCAGAAAATAGAGATGATGATCGACCGCGCTTTTTACTCCCGGCGGAACATCGACCGCAGAAGTATAAAGCTTTTCCCTGAACCGCCTCCTGCCTCCGATCCTTACCGGTATCCCTGACAGAAATAAAAGATTGGCGCTCGCCGGGTTGTAGAAAAGATCTATCGCCGCGATAAATCTCATCTTCCTTAAAAGCGAGACCGTTCTGTGAAAGCCTCCGATCCCGGGCTGAAGCTCGATGATACCGCGGAGCACCGGGTGGTTTCTGAGGATATCAGCGTACCCTGGCTGCGCGAGATAGCAGATCTCCGCGCCGGGATACTTCCTTCCAAGGGCTTCAAGTACAGGAGTGGTGATGATCACATCACCGAGAAATCTCAGCCTCGTGACGAGTATCTTCAGTTTGCGCCCTCTTCTTCGAGCCTCTACGGCAAGATCCACATCAGTCCTTCCCGCGCACCCTGGCTATGATCTCACTGCTTGAACGCGATTTCCTGTCCCCGGTGATGATCGTCCTGCACCCGACAGAGATCGAGCTCTCAAGCTCCGGGACATCGTCTATCATATAATCGGTCCCCTTGGCGTGCACGTCTGGCCTCAGTTCCCTTATCACCAGGTCCGCGGTCAGCCCTGGAAAGATCAGTATATAATCGACACACCTTAGAGCCGCCAAGATCTCTGCCCTCTCGACATCGGGGACGACTGGCCTGCCGGCACCCTTCAGCTTCCGCGCCGACGCATCGTCATTTATGGCAACGACCATTATTTCGCCTTCTCTTGCAGCTTCTTCAAGATACCTTATATGGCCGGCATGCAGAATATCGAAACAGCCATTTGCAAGCACGATCCGCATTCCCGCTTCGCGGTGTGCGCCGAGGACTATCATAAGCTCTCCGGTCTTGTCGAATATCCTTTTCATGTTTCCTTCGTCTCTCCGTTTCTATTTTCCGGGCCTGTTGCCATCCAGCAGCCGATAAAAGCCGGTCTCCATTTTATCGCAGAGTCTTTCCCACGAAAATTCAGCTACTTTTTGCCTGGCCTTCTCTCCCAGTCTTTTCCTCAGTACGGGATCCTCTGCCAGTCTCTTCACTGCTCTCCCTATGAACCATGAATTTCGAAATGGCACTACCAGCGCAGACTCACAATCTACGGCGAAATCGCCAGTGCCGCTTCCAGTAGTCACGATAGCCAGGGAGCAGGCGGCAGCTTCCGCGGCAGTATTGTTCCAGCCGGCCCTTTTCTCTGCTGTGACGAAAATGTCTGCCCCCCTGTAGACCTCCCGGAGAGATTCCTGCGATATGTTCGAGTAGAACCTGAAAGGAACTCCAGGATCGAACCCTATCCTCCCGTCAACGCTCCCGCCGACAGCGCTGTCGAAAAGATGAAGCTCGACCCTGTGACCTTTGCGGTAAAGATCGGCCGCCGCCTTCACGGCGAACCTCGTCCCCTTTCTCGGCCGGGATAACCTGCCGTAGCAGAGGATGTTGAGCTTTTCCCCTCTTAGCCGGTCGCAAAAGGGGCCTTCTCCTCCCTTATCGACACTGATTTCCCTATCAGTGCCTGGACAGAAAAAGTCAGGATCTACTCCTCCTATCCCATCAATCGGTTCGATCGAATAACTCCTTCTCACCCTTCTGGCAAGCCTGGACGAATTGACCATCAGGTGAAGGGTTCTGTCGCGCGCTATCTCGCGCTCTTCTTTGAGGCCCTCGATCTGAAGGTAAAATACAGATGCTTTCGCCTTTGCTCCCTTGACCGCGTCTATATATTCGGGGCTGCCGGTAAGAAGGATATCTTGACTTGATCCCGCCAGGTCATCGATCTTCCCGGTCTTCCCTTCGAACCCCAGCCACAAAGGCTTCTCCCCTGACGGAGTATATATCGTAAAACTGTGCCCCCTCGAAACGAAGATATTTCCGAGCTCAATATATCTTCTCACTCCGCCAAAGACCATCATGTGGGGAAGAAGAGCTCCTATATTCATTCTCGCTCCGCCGCGTTGAGTTTTTTCCGTATCTGCCCCGACTCATAGATACTTTCCGCCTGGGTAAATATCACGAGATACCGGTCTGCAGGTCGAAAAGCATCCTGTATATACCATCTTTTTCTATAAGTTCCGCGTGGCTTCCACTCTGATCAACCCGTCCGTCCTTTATAACTACTATACGATCAGCGTTTCTTACAGTCGATAGCCTGTGCGCTATCACAAGAGTCGTGCGCCCTTTTACGAGCCTTTCGATCGCCTCCTGCACAAGCTTTTCGCTTTCCGAGTCGAGCGCGCTCGTAGCTTCATCAAGGATCAGGATCCTCGGGTTCTTAAGCAGTGCCCTTGCAATCGCTATCCGCTGCCTCTCCCCTCCCGAGAGCTGCGCTCCTCGGTCGCCGACGACAGAATCATATCGATCCGGCAACGCTGATATGAAATCGTGCGCGTTCGCCGCCTTTGCCACCTCTACGACCCTGTCGATCGACGCGGTACTGTCCGCGTAAGCTATATTGTTCAATATCGTATCGTTAAATAGGACCGTCTCCTGCGTGACAACGCCGATCATCGAACGAAGCGAGGCGAGGTCGATGGTAGTGATATCCCTTCCGTCAATCGTGACAGCGCCGGAATCGGGCCGGTAAAACCTCGGGAGCAGATCGGCTATCGTCGACTTGCCTGCTCCACTCGGCCCGACGAGCGCGACTACCTCTCCCTTTCTTATGACCATATCTATCCCGCTCAGCACTGTGGTCCCTTTCCTGTAGGCAAACGAGACGTTCCTGTAAGCTATCTCCTTCTCAAAATCGTCGATCACGATACCTCCGGGATCGTCATACTCTCCCGGCGCATCGATGATCTCGAAGACCCTTCTTCCCGAGGCAAGACCCACCTGGACGACGTTGTTAAGCTTGCTGAGGTTTCTTACCGGTCCGACGACCCATAACATCGCCACGATGAACATGATAAGATATGATGCGCTAATCTCCCCCGAGATCACAAGCCTTCCTCCGTACCATATTATGATCACCGAGGCGACAAGAGCAAGCATCTCGCTCCCGGGAGAAGCGAGCTCGGCGTATTTTCTCATCCTGAGATATTCCATGAGATATCTCGCGCTGAAAAGATCGAACTTCCTTTTTTCCCTCTCTTCCATCCTGAACGCCTTGACGACCCTGATTCCCGATACCGTCTCCTGTATGACCGAGGTCATATCGGACATCCTCTCCTGCGCTCTGCGTGATCTCTTCCTCAGCTTTCCTCCTATCACCGAGATCATAAGTATATTCACCGGAACGATGATCACAGTAAGAAGCGCAAGTTTCCAGGAGGTATAGAATATTATCACCGCCGCCACGGCAGTCATCAGAGAATTCCTTATAAGGCTCGCGAGGCTACCGACGATCGTTCCCCTCAGATTGGTGACATCGCTCGTGATCCTCGATATGAGGTCGCCAGTCCTGCGCCTTTCGAAAAAGGAAAGTGGCAAGTCCTGCATCCTGCCGTACAGCTTCCTCCTGATATTGTGCAGAATCGACTGTTCAAGGAATATCGTCAGGTATGTACTCATATAGCCGAAGAAGTTCTTCACGAACATAAGCAGAAAGAACAGGAGACAGAATCGGGCGAGCTTCTCAAAGGGACTGCCGCGGAAGATCATCGCTCTTGCCAACGTCCTTATCCCTTCGACCCTCTCCCTGATGGCGCCCGGCACGTTATCGGAGATGTCTTCGCCGGAAGATACTTTCCACTCGACAGCGGCGCTCTCTTCAGTGAAAAGTATCTGCAAAAACGGCGGGATGAGCGTAAGTGAGACACCGCTCAGGACAGCAAATATCGAAGTGCATAAAAAAAGAAGGACAAGTTTTCGCCAGAAAGGCCAGAGGAAGGATAAAAGCCTGAGATAAAGTCGCCCGTCACCCCGTGGTTGCACCCCTGTCCCGCCTTCCGGTGAAAAAGATCAGATCGTGATACCCTCTTTCGTCGCGAGGACCTCTTCCACTTTCGAGAAGAAACTTTTCAGCGAGAGTTTCTCTCCTTTCACACCCTTGAAGACCCTTACGTTCGAGGCGTAATCGGGGACCCAGTTCTTGTCGTCATACCTTGTGAATACAGCCAGCGTGGGTACGTCAAGAGCCGCCGAGAAATGAAAGAGATCGGTATTCCCGGTCATGAAGAGATCGCACTGCGACAGAAGGGCGAGAGTCTCGCTTATCCCCATCTGTTCGAGGTCGATCACCTCTCCCTTCAGTTCGCCCGTGAAGCGTTCGATCGTCTTCATATCCACCGGGTTCATCAAAACGAGAAATTTCAGCTTCAGGCGTCCTGCGAGGTTGTTCGCCAGGTATATCATTATCTCGGGGATGACATTATGCCTTGTCTTGCTCTTGCCCGGGTCTATTCCAACCGTGATGACCCCTTTTTCAGGTTTTCTGAAATGTATCAGCTGCCTCGCGTGTGCTATATCCGCCGCTGGAAGGGTGATCCGGCGATCGCATTCTTTCACGCCAAGCCCCATCGCGCCGAGAAGTCGCACTATGCTGTTACCGATATAACTGTCTTCCGACACCCTGACCTCGCAATTTATGAACGGGAAGGCCATTGGATGGGCGAACCCGATCCTTATTCGAGCACCCGAGAGAAAAGCGAGGAGATACCTTTCAAGCGACATCTGCCTGCTTATCAGTATCGTCGTGTCGATCTGCTCCTTCTTGAGTTTTCTTGAAAGGGCCATGTAATCGGATTTGAGGATCTTCATCTGTTTAGGTTCGTAGGAGATAATGGTATTGAGTCTCATGACGCTTTTCGCCACTCCCGCGTGCTTCCTGTCTACCAGCATCATCAATTTGATATCGGGATAGTAATCCCGGAACCAGTTGACCATCGGCGCGGCGAAAAGAATGTCTGTCATATCTCCGGAATCGAAGAACAGGATCCTTTTAGACCTGATAAGATCGTCCGGCAGGGAAAAAGGCTTGTCCTTTCGCATCTTTTTCAGAAAGATGGAGATCGTCTTCGACATAAGAAGTTTTTCATTCTTCTTCTCGTACGTCACCTTGACTCCTTTTCAGTCTTTTTCCCGGGCGAACGGCCGCAAAGTGCCATTTCAATCGCCTGATCGACCCTGTCTATCATCTCGAAAGTCACTTCATTCTTTATCTTTTCGGGAATATCCTCAAGTTCTTTTCTGTTCGAAGAGGGAATTATTATCGTTCTTATCCCGGCCCTGTGAGCGGCAATAACCTTGTCCTTTATACCGCCGACGGCTAGAACCTTCCCTGTCAGCGTGATCTCGCCTGTCATCGCGATATCGTTGCGTACTTTGCTTTTTGTCGCGAGAGAAGCGAGGGCGGTAGAAATCGCGACACCCGCGCTCGGACCGTCCTTGGGGACTGCTCCCGACGGAATATGAAGGTGTATGTCATGGTCCTCGAAGAATTTTTCATCAGCCCCTCCGCTCGAACAGAAAGACCTCACGTAGCTGAGCGCCGCCTCGGCTGATTCCTTCATCACCTCGCCGAGCTGGCCAGTGAGCTTTATCTTTCCGTCTCCCTTCATCGCCAGAGCCTCTATAAACAGTATCACCCCTCCAGTCGCCGTCTTGGCCATGCCGGTCGAGACGCCGATCTCAGCCTCGCCCAGCATATCCTGTCCGGGATAATCCTTGCCTCCAAGATATTTCCTGAGGTTTCGCGTCGAGACCCTGTATGGGCCTTTCCT
This genomic interval carries:
- a CDS encoding GH92 family glycosyl hydrolase → MSKEPGAIIQGKDLFQSSTAELAGLLTSNLGFAVLADPIVGTGSHGHTYPGATIPFGMVQLSPDTRLTGWDGCSAYHYSDNYIYGFSHTHLSGTGCSDYGDILLMPLSIPLDPPETKPSLENGADGEAGYRSRFDHSSETVLPGFYSVYLDDHDIGVRLTATRRCGFHHYSYPEGRGEAIVIDLAHRDKVIDSAIYINSSTEISGFRRSRAWAEDQHVYFVARFSRPIVRHALSIGGDPASETVKEISGEDLRGWFTFDPGDGGVLFVKVGISAVSIEGARGNLDAELPDWDFNETAREALAEWDRSLSRIIVKGGNTSQKRTFYSALYHSLLAPNLYSDVDGRYRGRDLKIHSTDDFEYYTVFSLWDTYRAAHPLFTIIEPERTVDFMKTFLRQYKEGGALPVWELGANETGCMIGYHAVPVIADAYIKGIDDFDSELALEAMISSASQDHLGLESYKANGFIASEDAGQSVSRTLEYAYDDWCIAMMARAMGRADVEAKFLRRAQSYKNLFDPATGFMRARLNGAFIEPFDPAEVNFHYTEANSWQYSFYVPQDISGLAMLHGGMAELEAKLDSLFAQRSDLKGLDQPDVTGLIGQYAHGNEPSQHMAYLYNYTGSPWKTQRRVREIIDTMYGDKPDGLCGNEDCGQMSSWYVLSALGFYPVTPGDDIYIIGSPLFDKAEIELSDGKSFIVSARRDTPESIYIRSATLNGKKYDRSFISHRDIVHGGALELELGPEPSYSWGMGKGNVPISRIEKEIVCPSPVIDTSGRIFTGSLTLSFSCAENEAEIRYTTDGSEPGPESRLYGKPFTITETSTIKAAAYKTGMIGSRTLMSHFTRIKEGIFVKLTGEYSPLYSGGGPLALVDQIRGGEDFRTGGWQGYQGIDLEAVIDLGKEIDIKKISAGFMNDPGAWIFLPVRVGFAVSSDGESFSDAGEIENPFNEEPDDEKIWEARSKNLSVRARYVRVRAENIGVCPPGHPGEGSRSWIFIDEITVDRQ
- a CDS encoding GWxTD domain-containing protein, giving the protein MSKPEREYYQGLRFLLNKYQKRQYLTLGTRSARENWIIKFWKMNDPIPSTKANERRIEHENRVRIAKEQYPKKTFPGLDHRGETLIRFGEPDQINRVDADLVSLEQSVDYFRLKKPGEVWYYHLIGLIVPFEQVKLDGECIYNMEIFTVDRNMRDMLNRNGNYLLNDIWSD
- a CDS encoding glycosyltransferase, translating into MTGISDGSGNNSILFFGGYDEEYPRNRIIRKGLRKIGVRVDECHADWKSRVITRYPCLTAKYLGTRERGEVFFVPEFRHKDVPLAWFLARMSGKKVVFDPLVSRYATRVLDREDATEGTPASWHNRNLDRTSMKMADLVIADTDAHARYYSEEFGIDRGKIKTLYVGFDDGEFGLCEEPPESEPFRVLFYGSYLPLHGVDTIVKSARHLSESPVSFTMVGGGQTYSIARELARGLPEEKIIFREYVRPDKLSQLIRDHHLVLGIFGTTPKTELVIPNKVFQGIASGRPVITADTPAIRELFRADRDILLVPKGEPEKLAVAIETLRSDREKRNVISRNGVGLVRSMHNPERTAEKLLSILKDSGVMR
- a CDS encoding glycosyltransferase family 9 protein, coding for MAQKKPLPDLTKLGRVDRILIVRYFALGDIALSVPIVRGMREAFPESEISYLVWERYSDALLGVEEVDRVIILKEGIFEWLMMARRLRRDRYDFILDLVSSPGSAQLSWLSGAKVRIGMETGRNDWCYHYLLPRRFEKESRKIKYYTLDTNRELMKMMVTGSDGMAWTPVNRSDDASLEIGFPPARYGEDWAKEYFAGLPSTRGGYAGITASSSYLSKSWPIENLSKLAREIHYEFDIIPVIIWGPGEEKDAMKLRDSVKSSILPPLIKIPELGAMIRRLRFLVGIDSGPKHIAVLEGVPTVTLFGPTDPMVWDPVTEKHRVLSVDMECFPCRDRDCPDNRCMKDIEVDDVLDEIRKIIR
- a CDS encoding glycosyltransferase family 9 protein, producing MDLAVEARRRGRKLKILVTRLRFLGDVIITTPVLEALGRKYPGAEICYLAQPGYADILRNHPVLRGIIELQPGIGGFHRTVSLLRKMRFIAAIDLFYNPASANLLFLSGIPVRIGGRRRFREKLYTSAVDVPPGVKSAVDHHLYFLKAVDIEISGAIPKVYLDDNEREKGRAVVDAIRGKSRCERIVAIVPGGKWPVKRWAPEYFAALADLVREKAGAHCVVITGPGEEKIVGRLVGEAKGDIETLSPRAVRDVALIIESCDAVVANDGGIMHLAVALGRPTVALFGPTDPAIWFPYEEMGPFRVLTAGRECSPCDRHTCGDMGCMEDIGPSDVADELLSAALW
- a CDS encoding adenylyltransferase/cytidyltransferase family protein, encoding MKRIFDKTGELMIVLGAHREAGMRIVLANGCFDILHAGHIRYLEEAAREGEIMVVAINDDASARKLKGAGRPVVPDVERAEILAALRCVDYILIFPGLTADLVIRELRPDVHAKGTDYMIDDVPELESSISVGCRTIITGDRKSRSSSEIIARVRGKD